From a single Mesorhizobium shangrilense genomic region:
- the aztC gene encoding zinc ABC transporter substrate-binding protein AztC, with the protein MLKSIRTALAMSVITLTAISTSSAFAAPLKVVASFTVIADFARNVGGDRIKVTTIVGPDGDAHVYEPSPADAVAMAGADVVLVNGLHFEGFLQRLVDASATKASIITLTNGVTPINFKPEFADADAAEGADTNGGKAVIDPHAFQSIANAKIYVKNIADAFCAADSDGCISYQTNAAAYSKRLDAVEGEVKAAIASIPEAKRVVITSHDAFGYFEHAYGLTFLAPQGVSTDSEPSAADVAKLVTQVKQDKAAAIFVENITNPRLIEQIASETGIKVGGTLYSDALSQPDGPASTYIDMMHNNITQIKGAILGS; encoded by the coding sequence ATGCTGAAATCGATCCGCACCGCCCTGGCGATGAGCGTTATAACATTAACCGCCATCAGCACTTCGTCGGCGTTCGCAGCTCCCCTGAAAGTGGTTGCCAGCTTCACCGTCATCGCGGATTTTGCCAGGAACGTCGGCGGCGACCGGATCAAGGTGACAACCATTGTCGGGCCCGATGGCGACGCCCATGTCTATGAGCCAAGTCCGGCGGACGCCGTGGCGATGGCCGGGGCGGATGTGGTGCTGGTCAACGGGCTGCATTTCGAAGGCTTCCTGCAGCGCCTGGTCGACGCCAGCGCCACCAAGGCGTCAATCATAACCCTGACCAATGGCGTGACGCCGATCAATTTCAAACCGGAATTCGCCGACGCCGATGCGGCTGAGGGCGCCGACACTAATGGCGGCAAGGCAGTTATCGATCCGCATGCCTTCCAGTCGATCGCCAACGCCAAGATCTATGTGAAGAACATTGCCGACGCCTTCTGCGCCGCCGATTCCGACGGCTGCATCAGCTACCAGACCAATGCCGCCGCCTACTCGAAGAGACTCGACGCGGTCGAAGGCGAAGTGAAGGCGGCGATCGCCTCGATCCCGGAGGCCAAGCGCGTGGTCATCACCTCGCATGACGCGTTCGGCTATTTCGAACACGCATACGGCCTGACCTTCCTCGCTCCGCAAGGCGTGTCGACAGACTCCGAACCATCCGCCGCCGACGTCGCCAAACTTGTTACTCAGGTGAAGCAGGACAAGGCCGCGGCGATCTTCGTCGAGAACATCACCAATCCGCGCCTGATCGAGCAGATCGCCAGCGAAACCGGCATCAAGGTAGGCGGCACGCTCTATTCGGACGCGCTGTCGCAGCCCGACGGCCCAGCCTCGACCTATATCGACATGATGCACAACAACATCACTCAGATCAAAGGCGCCATCCTGGGCAGCTGA
- the zigA gene encoding zinc metallochaperone GTPase ZigA, with product MTNRLPVTVLSGFLGAGKTTLLNHILSNREGRRVAVIVNDMSEINIDADLVRDGADLSRTDEKLVEMSNGCICCTLRDDLLKEVRALAEQGRFDYLLIESTGISEPLPVAATFDFRDENGDSLSDVARLDTMVTVVDALNLLKDYSSLDFLAQRGQSLGEQDKRALVDLLVEQIEFADIVVLNKIGVASPHQVDMARLIVRALNPDAEIVETDFGKVPLDKVLATGRFDFNKAQQNPLWFKELNGFRDHIPETAEYGIRSFVYQARKPFEPAKFQAFIDRAWPGVVRAKGFFWLATRPQHVGELSQAGALVRTEKRGLWWASVPRNQWPDHAEWRGSMEPYLDPIWGDRRQEMVFIGCEPMDEARIRAELDDCLVDADEFRPELWRGMADPFPSWKG from the coding sequence CTGACCAACCGCCTTCCCGTCACCGTGCTTTCCGGCTTTCTCGGCGCCGGCAAGACCACGCTTCTCAACCACATACTGTCGAACCGCGAAGGCCGCCGCGTCGCCGTTATCGTCAACGATATGAGCGAGATCAACATCGATGCCGATCTGGTGCGCGATGGCGCCGACCTGTCACGCACCGACGAGAAGCTGGTGGAAATGTCGAATGGCTGCATCTGCTGCACGCTGCGCGACGATTTGCTGAAGGAGGTTCGCGCGCTCGCCGAACAAGGCCGCTTCGACTATCTGCTGATCGAATCCACCGGCATTTCCGAGCCGCTGCCCGTCGCTGCAACCTTCGATTTCCGCGACGAGAACGGCGACAGCCTTTCCGATGTCGCCCGCCTCGACACGATGGTGACCGTGGTCGATGCGCTCAACCTGCTCAAGGACTATTCCTCCCTGGATTTCCTCGCCCAGCGTGGCCAGTCACTCGGCGAGCAGGACAAGCGTGCCCTGGTCGACCTCCTGGTCGAGCAGATCGAATTCGCTGACATCGTGGTCCTGAACAAGATCGGCGTGGCTAGCCCGCATCAGGTCGACATGGCCCGCCTGATCGTGCGGGCACTCAATCCGGATGCGGAGATCGTGGAGACCGATTTCGGCAAGGTGCCGCTGGACAAGGTGCTGGCCACCGGCCGCTTCGACTTCAATAAGGCACAGCAGAACCCGCTCTGGTTCAAGGAACTCAACGGATTTCGCGACCACATTCCCGAAACCGCGGAGTACGGCATCCGGTCATTCGTCTACCAGGCGCGAAAACCGTTCGAGCCGGCAAAATTCCAGGCCTTCATCGATCGCGCATGGCCGGGCGTTGTGCGCGCCAAGGGCTTCTTCTGGCTGGCGACCCGCCCGCAGCATGTCGGCGAGTTGAGCCAGGCTGGTGCGCTGGTCAGGACCGAGAAGCGCGGCCTATGGTGGGCCTCGGTGCCCCGGAACCAGTGGCCTGACCATGCCGAATGGCGGGGCAGCATGGAGCCTTATCTCGACCCCATCTGGGGTGACCGGCGCCAAGAGATGGTTTTCATCGGCTGCGAGCCAATGGACGAAGCCCGCATCCGCGCCGAACTGGACGATTGCCTGGTCGATGCCGACGAGTTCCGGCCCGAACTCTGGCGCGGGATGGCCGATCCGTTTCCGAGTTGGAAAGGCTGA
- a CDS encoding YeeE/YedE family protein — protein sequence MTDFTPLQSLLGGALIGLSAVLLMALHGRIAGMTGILTGVIPPLSPEWRWRAAFLAGAVLAPLLYLAAGGQIAFSVPVPTLALVVGGFLVGIGVHFGGGCPSGHGICGIARLSPRSIVAVATFMVTAFATVFVVRHVIGG from the coding sequence ATGACAGACTTCACGCCTCTCCAGTCCCTGCTTGGTGGCGCCCTCATCGGCCTTTCGGCGGTTCTGCTGATGGCGTTGCATGGCCGTATCGCCGGCATGACCGGCATATTGACCGGAGTCATTCCGCCGCTTTCGCCGGAATGGCGGTGGCGAGCCGCCTTTCTTGCCGGCGCTGTCCTGGCGCCACTTCTGTATCTCGCCGCTGGCGGGCAAATCGCCTTCAGCGTGCCGGTCCCGACGCTCGCACTGGTCGTCGGCGGTTTTCTCGTCGGCATCGGCGTGCATTTCGGTGGTGGCTGCCCGAGCGGGCACGGTATTTGCGGCATTGCCCGCCTGTCGCCGCGCTCGATCGTCGCCGTCGCGACCTTCATGGTGACAGCCTTCGCCACCGTCTTTGTCGTCCGTCACGTGATCGGAGGCTGA
- a CDS encoding DUF6691 family protein has translation MHKLISAFLIGGIFGLGIAVSGMINPAKVLNFFDVAGTWDPSLIFVMGGGLAVAFIGYRLVLGRRKAPVFETDFALPTRRAIDKELIGGAAIFGIGWGIAGFCPGAAIPALGLGYSATPVFVAAVIAGIVVARFARARLVQPAEA, from the coding sequence ATGCACAAGCTCATTTCGGCATTCCTGATCGGTGGTATCTTCGGTCTCGGCATCGCTGTTTCCGGCATGATCAATCCGGCAAAAGTACTGAATTTCTTCGATGTCGCCGGAACCTGGGATCCGAGCCTGATCTTCGTGATGGGCGGCGGCCTAGCCGTCGCCTTCATCGGCTACCGCCTGGTGCTCGGCCGGCGCAAGGCGCCTGTATTTGAAACCGACTTCGCGCTGCCGACCAGGCGCGCCATAGACAAGGAACTGATCGGCGGCGCTGCCATCTTCGGTATCGGCTGGGGAATTGCCGGCTTCTGTCCAGGCGCGGCAATTCCCGCCCTTGGCCTCGGCTATTCGGCGACACCGGTCTTCGTCGCGGCGGTCATCGCTGGCATCGTCGTGGCGCGTTTCGCTCGGGCACGACTCGTGCAACCGGCCGAGGCATAG
- a CDS encoding TIGR01244 family sulfur transferase: protein MEYRQISEDYSVSGQIQPEDVAAIKAAGFKSVICNRPDDEQPGQPLADTIKAAVAAAGLAFRYIPVISGQMTAENVEDQAEALDELDGPVFAYCRSGARCTNLFVAIQQSKG, encoded by the coding sequence ATGGAATATCGTCAGATCAGCGAGGACTATTCGGTCTCGGGCCAGATCCAGCCGGAAGACGTTGCCGCCATCAAGGCCGCCGGCTTCAAGAGCGTCATCTGCAACCGACCGGATGACGAGCAGCCCGGCCAACCTTTGGCCGACACCATCAAGGCAGCAGTCGCCGCCGCGGGCCTTGCCTTCCGCTACATACCCGTCATCAGCGGTCAGATGACGGCGGAGAACGTCGAGGATCAGGCCGAGGCGCTCGACGAACTCGACGGTCCGGTGTTCGCCTATTGCCGTTCCGGCGCGCGCTGCACCAATCTGTTCGTGGCAATACAGCAATCAAAAGGTTAG
- a CDS encoding Lrp/AsnC family transcriptional regulator, translated as MDETRIDQFDRKIMSLLQGDARLTNNDLSERVNLSASQCSRRRQRLEEDGYIKGYRAVLDRDKLGFSLVNVISVTLATHNRDNARRFGELVARLPEVQEAHALTGEMDYILKVVTPDLKSLSEFVNGVLLPHESVQHVKTAIVLETLKETGALPI; from the coding sequence ATGGATGAGACGCGCATTGATCAGTTTGACCGCAAGATAATGTCGCTTCTGCAGGGCGATGCGCGGCTGACCAACAACGACCTGTCGGAGCGCGTGAACCTGTCGGCGTCACAATGTTCACGCCGTCGCCAGCGGCTGGAGGAGGACGGCTATATCAAGGGCTATCGGGCGGTCCTCGACCGCGACAAGCTCGGCTTCTCGCTGGTCAACGTCATCTCGGTGACGCTTGCCACCCATAACCGCGACAATGCAAGGCGCTTTGGCGAGCTGGTGGCACGGCTCCCCGAGGTGCAGGAAGCACACGCGCTGACCGGCGAGATGGACTACATCTTGAAGGTGGTGACGCCCGATCTCAAATCACTGTCCGAGTTCGTCAACGGCGTGCTCCTGCCGCACGAATCCGTGCAGCATGTGAAGACCGCGATCGTGCTGGAGACGCTGAAGGAAACCGGGGCGCTGCCGATCTAA
- the hppD gene encoding 4-hydroxyphenylpyruvate dioxygenase — MGPFPHDAPPAKISAANPAGTDGFEFVEFAHAEPEKLAELFTRMGYVAVAKHRTRNITVWRQGDINYVVNAEPGSHAMKFADKHGPCAASMAWRVVDAKHAFDHAVSKGATPYEGDDKALDVPAIVGIGGSLLYFIDAYGKKGSAYDAEFEWLGARDPRPQGVGFYFLDHLTHNVYRGQMDKWWDFYRNLFGFKQIHFFDIDGKITGLVSRAITSPCGKIRIPLNESKDETSQIAEYLKKYNGEGIQHIAVGTDEIYAATDKLADNGLKFMPGPPETYYDMSYTRVNGHDEPIERMKKHGILIDGEGVVDGGMTKILLQIFSKTVIGPIFFEFIQRKGDEGFGEGNFRALFESIEQDQIKRGVIKVDGKAA, encoded by the coding sequence ATGGGTCCCTTCCCGCACGACGCCCCGCCCGCAAAAATCAGCGCAGCCAATCCGGCTGGCACCGACGGTTTCGAATTCGTCGAGTTCGCGCATGCGGAGCCGGAAAAACTCGCCGAGTTGTTCACCCGGATGGGCTATGTCGCGGTGGCCAAGCACCGCACCAGGAACATCACCGTCTGGCGCCAAGGCGACATCAACTATGTCGTCAATGCCGAGCCTGGCTCGCATGCGATGAAGTTCGCCGACAAGCACGGACCGTGTGCTGCCTCGATGGCCTGGCGGGTGGTTGATGCCAAGCACGCTTTCGATCATGCCGTCTCGAAGGGCGCCACGCCCTATGAAGGCGACGACAAGGCGCTCGACGTTCCGGCCATAGTCGGCATCGGCGGTTCGCTGCTCTATTTCATCGACGCCTATGGCAAGAAAGGCTCGGCTTATGACGCCGAATTCGAATGGCTGGGTGCACGCGACCCACGGCCACAAGGCGTCGGTTTTTATTTTCTCGACCACCTGACCCACAACGTCTATCGCGGCCAGATGGACAAATGGTGGGACTTCTACCGCAACCTCTTCGGCTTCAAGCAGATCCATTTCTTCGACATCGATGGCAAGATCACCGGGCTGGTCAGCCGCGCCATCACCTCGCCCTGCGGCAAGATCCGCATACCGCTCAATGAGTCCAAGGACGAGACCAGCCAGATCGCCGAATATCTGAAGAAGTACAATGGCGAAGGCATCCAGCACATTGCGGTCGGCACCGACGAGATCTACGCCGCCACCGACAAGCTCGCCGACAACGGGCTGAAATTCATGCCGGGCCCGCCCGAAACCTATTACGATATGTCCTATACCCGCGTGAACGGCCATGATGAGCCGATCGAACGGATGAAGAAGCACGGCATCCTCATCGACGGCGAAGGCGTGGTCGACGGCGGCATGACCAAGATTCTGCTCCAGATTTTCTCGAAAACCGTGATCGGTCCGATCTTCTTCGAATTCATCCAGCGCAAGGGCGACGAAGGCTTTGGCGAAGGCAATTTCCGCGCGCTGTTCGAATCGATCGAGCAGGACCAGATCAAGCGCGGCGTGATCAAAGTGGACGGCAAGGCGGCGTAG
- a CDS encoding type II toxin-antitoxin system Phd/YefM family antitoxin, with the protein MNVSIAEAKAKLSELVSRAEAGEEIVLTRHGKVAARIVPPAVADPLPRIGALKGKIWIADDFDELGPEWDEYVK; encoded by the coding sequence ATGAATGTTTCTATCGCCGAGGCCAAGGCCAAATTGTCGGAACTCGTCAGCCGCGCAGAGGCGGGTGAGGAGATCGTGCTTACACGCCACGGCAAGGTGGCCGCACGTATCGTACCGCCGGCAGTGGCCGACCCCCTGCCGCGTATCGGCGCGTTGAAGGGCAAGATCTGGATTGCGGACGATTTTGACGAACTCGGTCCCGAATGGGACGAGTATGTGAAATGA
- a CDS encoding type II toxin-antitoxin system VapC family toxin, with protein MTVGPFLADTHIILWSIADDRRLSEQHRAILASDAVVFASAVSGWEIAIKRSIGKLDAPDDLTTLLPRMQFQPLTVTFQHANAVGGLPRHHGDPFDRLLIAQAQVENLTILTSDPHFTRYDVALA; from the coding sequence ATGACGGTCGGCCCGTTTCTCGCTGACACCCATATCATCCTCTGGTCGATTGCAGATGATCGACGTCTCAGCGAGCAGCACCGCGCTATCCTTGCTTCGGATGCGGTGGTGTTCGCGAGCGCGGTAAGTGGTTGGGAAATTGCCATCAAACGTTCGATAGGAAAGCTCGACGCGCCGGACGATCTGACGACGCTGCTTCCAAGGATGCAATTTCAGCCGCTCACAGTGACCTTCCAGCATGCGAACGCCGTTGGCGGCCTACCCCGCCACCATGGTGATCCGTTCGACAGACTGCTGATTGCGCAGGCACAGGTGGAGAACCTGACCATCCTTACATCCGACCCGCATTTCACCCGTTACGACGTTGCTTTGGCGTGA
- a CDS encoding DinB family protein yields the protein MNLLDHLRRMAGNNLWSNDRLYRAVLSLQPDEFEAKRTSFFPSIKATLNHILAVDLLYLDFIEEGGIGAAAHDDFVPFDEPHALFAAQVAADGRLIAFCEGLSEADLDRRVITDRREDGMIPERIGDILAHVFLHDIHHRGQVHAMLSGTSVAPPQLDEFLLDYDLKLRRAEIERLRL from the coding sequence GTGAACCTTCTCGATCATCTCCGCCGCATGGCCGGCAACAATCTCTGGTCGAACGACCGGCTCTATCGCGCCGTTCTGTCCCTGCAGCCTGATGAATTCGAGGCCAAGCGCACCAGCTTCTTCCCGTCGATCAAGGCGACGCTCAACCACATACTGGCGGTGGATCTTCTCTATCTCGATTTTATCGAGGAGGGCGGCATTGGGGCCGCCGCTCATGATGATTTCGTGCCCTTCGACGAGCCCCATGCACTGTTTGCCGCACAGGTCGCTGCCGACGGGCGGCTGATCGCCTTCTGTGAAGGCCTGTCAGAGGCTGATCTCGACCGCCGCGTCATCACCGACCGGCGTGAGGACGGCATGATCCCCGAACGCATAGGTGATATCCTCGCCCATGTCTTCCTGCACGACATCCACCATCGTGGACAGGTCCACGCCATGTTGTCCGGTACCTCTGTCGCGCCGCCGCAACTCGACGAGTTCCTGCTCGACTATGACCTTAAGCTCAGGAGAGCCGAGATCGAGCGATTGAGGTTATGA
- a CDS encoding fumarylacetoacetate hydrolase family protein, which produces MKLATLKDGTRDGKLVVVSRDLTQYTDASFLARTLQAALDHWQRISPHLATIAESLENNAMPSARFHEHDAHSPLPRAYQWADGSAYVNHVELVRKARGVEMPASFWTDPLIYQGGSDSFIAPRDPIRMADEAFGIDMEAEVTVIVDDVPMGASLDDARAAIRLVMLVNDVTLRALTGPELAKGFGFFQSKPSSAFSPVAVTPDELGDAWDGGKVSLPLLVDLNCKPFGRANAGVDMTFDFPALIVHAARTRPLAAGTIIGSGTVSNKLDGGPGKPVSAGGAGYSCIAELRMIETIVSGEPKTPFLRFGDTVRIEMKDRAGHSIFGAIEQTVEKYAR; this is translated from the coding sequence ATGAAGCTTGCCACATTGAAGGACGGGACACGCGACGGAAAACTCGTCGTAGTCTCGCGCGACTTGACGCAGTACACCGACGCCTCGTTCCTGGCGCGCACGCTGCAGGCAGCGCTCGATCACTGGCAGCGCATCTCGCCGCATCTCGCGACAATAGCGGAATCGCTGGAAAACAATGCGATGCCATCGGCCCGCTTTCACGAGCATGATGCGCACTCGCCGCTGCCACGCGCCTATCAATGGGCTGACGGATCGGCCTATGTGAACCATGTCGAACTGGTGCGGAAGGCGCGCGGTGTCGAGATGCCGGCGAGCTTCTGGACCGATCCGCTGATCTATCAGGGCGGGTCCGATAGTTTTATTGCGCCGCGCGATCCCATCCGCATGGCTGACGAGGCTTTCGGCATCGACATGGAAGCGGAAGTGACCGTTATCGTCGACGATGTGCCGATGGGCGCCAGCCTCGATGATGCCCGCGCTGCGATCCGGCTGGTCATGCTGGTCAATGACGTGACGCTGCGTGCGCTCACCGGGCCGGAGCTCGCCAAGGGTTTTGGCTTCTTCCAGTCGAAACCGTCTTCTGCCTTTTCGCCGGTAGCGGTGACGCCCGATGAGCTGGGCGACGCCTGGGACGGCGGCAAGGTCAGCCTGCCGCTGCTCGTCGATCTCAACTGCAAACCGTTCGGTCGCGCCAATGCCGGCGTCGACATGACCTTCGATTTTCCGGCGCTTATCGTCCATGCCGCCAGGACAAGGCCGCTGGCCGCTGGCACCATCATCGGCTCCGGCACCGTCTCCAACAAGCTCGATGGCGGGCCGGGCAAGCCGGTTTCGGCAGGCGGCGCCGGTTACTCCTGCATCGCCGAACTGCGCATGATCGAGACCATTGTGTCAGGCGAACCCAAAACGCCGTTCCTGCGCTTCGGTGACACGGTGCGCATCGAGATGAAGGACAGGGCCGGACATTCGATCTTCGGTGCCATCGAGCAGACGGTCGAGAAGTACGCCAGATAG
- the hmgA gene encoding homogentisate 1,2-dioxygenase — protein MAFSYMPGFGNDFETETLPGSLPQGRNSPQRPAYGLYAEQLSGSPFTAPRGTNERSWLYRIRPSVKHTGRFKPANYPLWKSAPNVGDHELALGQYRWNPVPMPKEPTDFVAGMRSITTAGDVLGQTGMAAHVYVANSSMVDDHFFNADGELLVVPQVGALRFVTEMGVIELRPGEIAVLPRGLVFKVELVDKEVRGYVCENYGAKLTLPDRGPIGANCLANPRDFKTPCAWFEEKEMPCRLTVKWCGNFHVTEIGHSPLDVVAWHGNYAPYKYDLATFSPVGAILFDHPDPSIFTVLTAPSGEEGTANIDFVIFPPRWLVAEDTFRPPWYHRNIMSEFMGLIHGQYDAKEEGFVPGGMSLHNLMLAHGPDAPGFEKASRADLKPVKLDNTMAFMFETRFPQMLTRYGAELETRQDSYIDCWADLKKRFNGSPEGDWS, from the coding sequence ATGGCCTTTTCCTACATGCCGGGTTTCGGCAACGACTTCGAAACCGAGACACTGCCCGGCTCGCTACCGCAGGGGCGGAACTCGCCGCAGCGGCCGGCCTACGGCCTCTATGCCGAGCAGCTTTCGGGTTCGCCCTTTACCGCCCCGCGCGGCACCAATGAGCGCTCCTGGCTCTATCGCATCAGGCCGAGCGTAAAGCACACCGGCCGATTCAAGCCGGCTAATTATCCGTTGTGGAAGAGCGCACCCAATGTCGGCGACCACGAACTGGCGCTTGGCCAATATCGGTGGAACCCCGTGCCGATGCCGAAGGAGCCCACCGATTTCGTCGCCGGCATGCGCTCGATCACCACCGCCGGCGATGTGCTGGGGCAGACCGGCATGGCGGCTCATGTCTATGTCGCCAACAGTTCGATGGTCGATGACCATTTCTTCAATGCTGATGGCGAGTTGCTGGTGGTGCCGCAGGTCGGCGCCTTGCGCTTCGTCACCGAAATGGGTGTCATCGAGCTCAGGCCCGGCGAGATCGCCGTGCTGCCGCGCGGTCTCGTCTTCAAGGTCGAACTGGTCGACAAGGAAGTGCGTGGCTATGTCTGCGAGAACTACGGTGCCAAGCTGACACTCCCAGATCGCGGCCCGATCGGCGCCAATTGTCTCGCCAACCCGCGCGATTTCAAGACGCCTTGTGCCTGGTTCGAGGAAAAGGAAATGCCATGCCGGCTGACGGTGAAATGGTGCGGAAATTTCCATGTCACCGAGATCGGCCATTCGCCGCTCGACGTTGTCGCCTGGCACGGTAACTACGCGCCTTACAAATATGATCTGGCGACCTTTTCGCCGGTCGGCGCCATCCTGTTCGACCATCCCGATCCGTCGATCTTCACCGTGCTGACCGCGCCGAGCGGCGAGGAGGGCACCGCCAACATCGACTTTGTCATCTTCCCACCGCGCTGGCTGGTGGCCGAAGATACGTTCCGGCCGCCCTGGTATCATCGCAACATCATGAGCGAGTTCATGGGCCTGATTCACGGCCAGTACGACGCCAAGGAAGAAGGTTTTGTGCCCGGCGGCATGAGCCTGCACAATCTGATGCTGGCCCATGGGCCGGATGCGCCTGGCTTCGAAAAGGCCTCTCGCGCCGATCTGAAGCCGGTCAAGCTCGACAACACCATGGCCTTCATGTTCGAAACCCGCTTTCCGCAGATGCTGACCCGCTACGGCGCCGAACTGGAAACCAGGCAGGACAGTTACATCGACTGCTGGGCAGACCTGAAGAAGCGTTTCAATGGCTCGCCCGAGGGCGACTGGTCTTGA
- a CDS encoding MarR family winged helix-turn-helix transcriptional regulator, giving the protein MEILELESFLPYRLYRLADAVSQEFSRIYKDSHGLTRPEWRTLSGLGQRGTMTATEIGEQSAMHKTKVSRAVAELERRRWLTRTPDENDRRVEHLALTKAGLAAYREMVPLAKAFERELLAKLSVSELAAIENGLAAIETRVTMNTDNT; this is encoded by the coding sequence ATGGAAATCCTGGAGCTCGAAAGCTTCCTGCCGTACCGGCTCTATCGCCTCGCCGATGCCGTCAGCCAGGAATTCTCCCGGATATACAAGGACAGCCATGGCCTGACGCGGCCGGAATGGCGCACCCTTTCCGGGTTGGGACAGCGTGGCACGATGACCGCGACCGAAATTGGCGAACAGTCGGCGATGCACAAGACCAAGGTGTCGCGCGCCGTCGCCGAACTTGAACGTCGGCGCTGGCTGACGCGGACGCCCGACGAGAACGACCGCCGTGTCGAGCACCTGGCGCTTACCAAAGCGGGGCTTGCCGCCTATCGCGAAATGGTGCCACTGGCGAAAGCCTTCGAGCGGGAATTGCTGGCGAAACTGAGTGTAAGTGAGCTCGCTGCGATCGAAAATGGGCTGGCCGCGATCGAGACTAGAGTGACAATGAACACCGACAACACCTGA
- a CDS encoding lysophospholipid acyltransferase family protein, with protein sequence MKSLIARPVAVIVLLFARAITAVRPFWYEGRLPRRRSIFFANHSSHGDFILIWAVLPPRLRRRVRPVAGADYWLKSKVRGFIGRDVFNAVLIERNREGRTMDPVESMGEAMKEGSSLILFPEGTRNQSDASLQSFKSGLFHLAALHPDFELVPVWIANLNRVMPKGEFVPIPLICTVTFGEPMHLADGEGKDAFLERARGALLALAPKKAAAERVEE encoded by the coding sequence ATGAAGTCGCTGATCGCGAGGCCGGTGGCTGTGATCGTTTTGCTGTTTGCCCGAGCCATCACCGCCGTCCGGCCGTTTTGGTATGAAGGCAGGCTACCTCGCCGTCGCTCGATCTTCTTTGCCAACCACTCCAGCCACGGGGATTTCATCCTGATCTGGGCTGTTCTGCCGCCGCGCCTGCGCCGGCGGGTCCGTCCCGTAGCGGGCGCCGACTACTGGCTGAAATCCAAAGTCCGAGGCTTCATCGGGCGCGACGTTTTCAATGCCGTCCTGATCGAGCGCAATCGCGAAGGACGCACGATGGATCCTGTCGAGAGCATGGGGGAGGCGATGAAGGAAGGCTCTTCGCTCATCCTCTTCCCGGAAGGCACGCGCAACCAATCCGACGCGTCCTTGCAGTCATTCAAATCCGGCCTGTTTCATTTGGCGGCATTGCACCCGGACTTCGAGTTGGTGCCGGTATGGATCGCCAATCTCAACCGGGTGATGCCGAAAGGCGAATTCGTACCTATCCCACTGATCTGCACGGTGACGTTCGGCGAGCCGATGCACCTGGCTGATGGCGAGGGCAAGGATGCGTTCCTCGAGCGGGCACGTGGGGCGCTACTCGCGCTCGCGCCGAAAAAGGCAGCGGCCGAAAGGGTCGAGGAATGA